TTATGCGGATAGCGTGACTATGCAGCAGTAACGCGAAGAGCGATTACGAACATACGTCACGAAAGGACGCTACCCATGAACGCTGCACTGTATGCCGTGTACGGCAACCAGCCCACTGCCGAGCAGATCCGGGCCAGCCTGATCGCCGCCGGCATCGCGCGCCGCGCGATCGAGCTGCTCACGCTGCCGGTGGCCGAGGCGACCATGCACGCCGGCAGCTTCGCCGACAGCGGCACCCATGCCCACGACACCGCGCGCGACCACGCCGGCAGCTTCGCCGACAGCGGCACCCACACCCACGACGCCGCGCGCGACCACGCCGGCAGCTTCGCCGACAGCGGCACCCATGCCCACGACACCGCGCGCGACCACGTCGGCAGCTTCGCCACGCACCTGCACGCCGACGACATTGTGCGCAAGCTGGTTGCGGCCGGGGTAGCCGCCGCCGACGCGCAGGCACAGGTGGGCACCATGGCCCCAGGCGCCACGCTTGTGCTGGCGCGCCCCTCGGCTACGCAGCTCGCCGCCGCCGAGGCGATCTTGCGCGCCGGCGCCTAACCCTTCGGCGCCGCCTGGGTTCGCGCGCACCCGAATCGTGGCCGGCGGCTCAAGCGCTGCGCGCGCAGCTTGAGCCGCAATAGGCCACACAGCGCGACGCTGCCGAGCGCAAACGCCGGCTGCCCAGGCCAGTCTTTTCGCGGGCTTGCGGAAAGCTAACGCTCTGCATCCGAGCCCGCGCTGCTCGCGCGGGCATCCAACTTCTGGCGCTCCTCGTCGACCAGCACGCGCCGCAGCACCTTGCCGATCGGCGTCTTGGGTAGCTCCGCGCGGAACTCGATCTGCCTGGGCACCTTGAACGGCGCCATCTGCTCGCGGCAAAACGCGATGATCGCCTGCTCCGATGGCTGCGCGCCGGCCTTCAGCACAATATAGGCCTTCACCGTCTCGCCGCGATACGGGTCGGGCACACCCACCACCGCCGCCTCCTGCACGTCGGGATGGGTGAACAGCACCTCCTCGACATCGCGCGGCAGCACCTTGAAGCCACTCGCGATGATCATATCCTTCTTGCGATCGACAATGAAGAAATAGCCATCCTCGTCCATGCGCGCGATATCGCCGGTGTGCAGCCAGCCGTCCGGGTCGATCGTCGCGGCGGTTTCGTCTGGGCGCTCCCAGTAGCCAGCCATCACCTGCGGGCCGCGCACCAGCAGCTCGCCCTGGGCGTCTGTGCCGGCCGCAATCGCCGCGCCGCTGTCGAGATCGACAATCTTGGCATCCACATCCGATACCGGGATACCGATCGAGCCGGACTTACGCAGCCCGTACACCGGGTTGCCGTGCGTCAGCGGCGAGGTTTCGGTCATGCCGTAGCCCTCGACCAGCCGCCCGCCGGTGATCGCGCCAAAGCGCTCTTGCACCTCGATCGGCAGCGGTGCGGCTGCGCTCAGGCAGGCGCGCACCGAAGTCAGGTCGTAGCTGGCAGCCTGCGGGTGATTGATAATCGCAATATACATGGCCGGCACGCCGGGGAAGATCGTCGCACGCTCGCGCGCAAGCACCTCCATCACCGTATCGATCGGCCGCGGGTTGGGCAGCACCAGCATATTCGCCGCCATCGCCACCGAGCAGAGCATGCCGACGGTCATGCCATACACGTGGAAGAACGGCAGCGCGCAGATCATGCGCTCGGCGCCGCGCTGCGCATCGACCAGCCACGCCAGCGACTGGAGCGTGTTCGCCAGCAGGTTGCGGTGCGTCAGCATGGCCGCCTTGGGCACACCGGTCGTGCCGCCGGTATACTGCAGCAGCGCGACATCGCCGGGCGCGCGGGTAACCTGTGGCGGCGCGGCGGCGTGGGCCAGCAGCGCGCTAAAGCTAAAGAACATACCGCCAAGCGGCACCTCGGCCCAATCGGGCTCGCGCTGGAGCGCGTGCCGCACCAGCTGGCGCATTGGGAAGCCCAGCAGATCGTCGATCGACGTAACGATCACGCGCTTGAGCTGCGGCAGCGCCGGCTGGGCCTTGCGCAGGCGCGGCACAAACTGGTTCAGCAGCACGATCGTCTCGGCGCCGCTATCGGCCAGCTGGTGCTGGATCTCGAGCGGCATGTAGGTCGGGTTGGTGTTCACCACGATCGCGCCCAGCCGCATGGCCGCGAAGAAGGCGATCACGGCCTGCGGCGAGTTCGGCAGCATCAGCGCAACCCGGTCGCCCTTGCCCACGCCCAGGCTGGCCAGCCCGGCGGCCAGCCGATCGACGTACGTGTGTAGCTGCTGGTACGAGTAGGTCGCGCCGATGCGCAGGCGCCCGCCCAGCGCGTAGCGTAGCACAAACGTGATCGCGGTGTGCGTGGGAAAATCGCGCGCGGCGTCGTCGAGAAAGTGATCGAGCAGGGCCTCGGGGTAGGCCAACCTGTGTGGCGTACGGTGGTCGTAGAACTTCAGCCAGGGATGCTCCATCAGACCCTCTTGGTTCATGGCGGTGGCTTGGCGAACGTGGCGGTAGCCCATAGATGACAGCACGCAGCGTAGCGGAAGTGCCCGCGCTTGTCAAATAGATTGGCGACGGAAGGTGTTCACTGTTGGGGTACAGGGACGCAGACACACGCGGACGAACGCGGACGGAGCGTACGCTGGCCGCGTCCCAACCCCGTACGTCTGAACAGGTACTGGCGATGCGGCGGCCCGCGCTGCACGTTCGTTCGCCTGCGGCAGTGCGGCAGCAGGGTACTTGCCCACGCTGCCGAAGGCTACAACGCCGGCTGCGTAAGTCCTGAACCTACACAGTGCCATGAAAAGCAGCGCGCAAGCGAGTCGACAGGCCCGTACCGCAGTGGTAGCATTCTACCAGGTGGCACGGCGGATGCCGAAAACGAGAGGAGCGTACCATGAAGCTCAACGACGATCTGTTTGTGCTGGCCATCCCGATCGTGCGCGACGGCCAGACCAACTACTTCAACCTGAGCCTGATCGTCGACGCCAATCACGGCGCCACGCTGGTCGATACGGGGCTACCGGGCCAGCACGAGGCGATCACGAGCGCGCTGGCCGAGGCCGGGCTGGGCCTCGGCGACCTGCGCCGGATCATTCTGACTCACCAGGATGTCGACCACATCGGCAGCCTGCACGAGCTGGCGCAGGCCAGCGGCGCGCGCGTGCTGGCCCACCAGGTCGAAGCCCCTTACATCGACGGCACGGCGACACCACGTTTCGCGACGGCCGAGGTACAGGCGCGCTTCCCGACCATGCGCGCGCTGGCCGAACGCTTCCGGCCCACGCCGATCGACCAGCGGCTGAGCGACGGCGAGCGGCTCGACCTGGCCGGCGGCGTGCGGGTGGTGTTCTCGCCCGGCCACACGCCTGGCCACACCTGCCTATACCTCGAACGCTCGAAGACGCTGATCGCCGGCGATGCGCTGACCGTCGAGGAGGGCCGGCTCAACGGGCCAAACCCGAGCGCCACCGCCGACATGCCGGCGGCCACCGAGTCGGTGCGCAGGCTGGCCGAACTCGATGTGCGGGCGATCGTGTGCTACCACGGCGGGGTGGTGGCCGACGACGCGGCCGGGCAGCTTGGGCGCGTGGCCGCAGCCATGCGCGAGGCGCCAGCCCCGTGAGCCAGCGCCTCGCTTCAGCCGGGAAGCTGTAGCACGCGCGGCCGCACCTGCAACAAAGCCGCCATCCACAGCGTCGATCTGATCAATCCACCTACCCTTGACCACAGGAGGCCACGATGTCTGATCGTCCGTCGATTGAGAAAGAAGTCAACGACAGCAAGCAGGCGATCAATCTTCTGGACAAGGATATTCAGCAGCTGCGCGACTGGATTCGCACCAACGAGCGGGCGGTTGGCGGCATGCCCGAGAGCCTGCGGCGGATCACCGAGGATGGTATCACGCGTGCGCGCGCCGACCTGGCGCAGCGCGAGAACGAGATGCAGCGGCTGCGCGGCGCGCTGGCCGACAACCAGAAGCTGCTGAACTTGCTCACCGATATCGAGCGCAAGCAGCGCGATATCGCGACGCTCGAGCAAGAGCAGGAGAAGATCATCACGCTGCTCGAGCGCCACCGCGCCGAGCTGCGCCAGTTTCAGCTCAGCTACGAAGAGCTGACCCGCCCGGTGATCGTCGCGCCGTGCGAGCTGGTGCTGCCGAATAACCAGCGCATCCCACTTGATGGCCAGCAGACTGAGTATGCGATCGGCTGGAAGGACGCGCGCACGCTGGCCGGCCCGGCGATCGATCTCACTGCGCTCGGCGGCAGCTCGCTCGGCGTGAGCCGCCAGCACGCGCTGATCCGCAGCAATGGCGGGCGCTGGACGATCGAGGATCTGGGCAGCACCAACGGCACCTTCATCAACGAGAGTCCGCTAGTTCCCAACAGCCCCACGCTGCTGCAAGACAAAACTACCATCCGGGTTGGCAATATCAAGCTGTTCTTCCGCTACGTCACGCACACCACCCGCCTGTAGGCCTGCGGCAGCATGGCATTATGGTTATCTGTGTGGAGGGTTTCGCGCTTTGCGAAACCCTCCACGCATGAGCGTGGCACGTATCGCTTGGCGCCGCGCGCTCGCCGCGCGCGGCCTTGAGCTGGCGGTACTTGCCAACGCCTAGTCCAGCGCGGCGCTGCCGGCCGCCGGTGGTACAATAGCACGCTACACCCGGCTGGGCTATGCGAAGGAGCAACTACCACCATGGCCCTTACCGCCACGATCTACACCTTCACAATCGACCTGGCCGACGTGGACCGTGGGGTCTACGAGACGCTCGAGCTGCGCGTCGCGCAGCAGCCGTCGGAGACGCTCGAGTACATGGTGTCGCGCGTGCTGGCCTACTGCCTCGAGTACACCGAGGGGATTGCGTTCACGCAAGGGCTGGCGGC
The sequence above is drawn from the Candidatus Kouleothrix ribensis genome and encodes:
- a CDS encoding MBL fold metallo-hydrolase, giving the protein MKLNDDLFVLAIPIVRDGQTNYFNLSLIVDANHGATLVDTGLPGQHEAITSALAEAGLGLGDLRRIILTHQDVDHIGSLHELAQASGARVLAHQVEAPYIDGTATPRFATAEVQARFPTMRALAERFRPTPIDQRLSDGERLDLAGGVRVVFSPGHTPGHTCLYLERSKTLIAGDALTVEEGRLNGPNPSATADMPAATESVRRLAELDVRAIVCYHGGVVADDAAGQLGRVAAAMREAPAP
- a CDS encoding long-chain fatty acid--CoA ligase; the protein is MEHPWLKFYDHRTPHRLAYPEALLDHFLDDAARDFPTHTAITFVLRYALGGRLRIGATYSYQQLHTYVDRLAAGLASLGVGKGDRVALMLPNSPQAVIAFFAAMRLGAIVVNTNPTYMPLEIQHQLADSGAETIVLLNQFVPRLRKAQPALPQLKRVIVTSIDDLLGFPMRQLVRHALQREPDWAEVPLGGMFFSFSALLAHAAAPPQVTRAPGDVALLQYTGGTTGVPKAAMLTHRNLLANTLQSLAWLVDAQRGAERMICALPFFHVYGMTVGMLCSVAMAANMLVLPNPRPIDTVMEVLARERATIFPGVPAMYIAIINHPQAASYDLTSVRACLSAAAPLPIEVQERFGAITGGRLVEGYGMTETSPLTHGNPVYGLRKSGSIGIPVSDVDAKIVDLDSGAAIAAGTDAQGELLVRGPQVMAGYWERPDETAATIDPDGWLHTGDIARMDEDGYFFIVDRKKDMIIASGFKVLPRDVEEVLFTHPDVQEAAVVGVPDPYRGETVKAYIVLKAGAQPSEQAIIAFCREQMAPFKVPRQIEFRAELPKTPIGKVLRRVLVDEERQKLDARASSAGSDAER
- a CDS encoding FHA domain-containing protein, coding for MSDRPSIEKEVNDSKQAINLLDKDIQQLRDWIRTNERAVGGMPESLRRITEDGITRARADLAQRENEMQRLRGALADNQKLLNLLTDIERKQRDIATLEQEQEKIITLLERHRAELRQFQLSYEELTRPVIVAPCELVLPNNQRIPLDGQQTEYAIGWKDARTLAGPAIDLTALGGSSLGVSRQHALIRSNGGRWTIEDLGSTNGTFINESPLVPNSPTLLQDKTTIRVGNIKLFFRYVTHTTRL